A section of the Pimelobacter simplex genome encodes:
- a CDS encoding CHAT domain-containing protein encodes MARSDTLRREIASLEAKKAGFSKVIAAQEKIAATAREAARKKREQASRSKSATTVRTALAAAEREEKKAAAAEDKIAKARKDIATADKSIASKTTSLRTAEASERRSAESARRRDDTRRRRDEINHARAVAQASAPPAQVRYVEVTPPRPEQLRVLYLTANPDATEKTVTSPDGSVVEQGAWLRVDQEVRQVKQGLRGSKYRDLVVVEHAPAATFNDLLDGLNDHRPHVVHFSGHADTLGVWMDNEAGDTDGHDVDFSLLARLLGATDEPPRLVVLNACESIEGADDLLQTVPLVIGMSDALDDTAAIVFARSFYAALASAQSVASAVEQAKVQMLAASMIDADQADDSTLPTLRARDDVDPATLILVTPPHAAS; translated from the coding sequence ATGGCGCGCAGCGACACACTCCGAAGGGAGATCGCGAGCCTAGAGGCAAAGAAGGCTGGCTTCTCGAAGGTGATCGCCGCGCAGGAGAAGATCGCCGCCACTGCTCGCGAGGCGGCGCGGAAGAAGCGCGAACAGGCCAGTCGCTCCAAGAGCGCCACCACAGTTAGGACGGCTCTTGCAGCGGCCGAGCGCGAGGAGAAGAAGGCCGCGGCCGCCGAGGACAAGATTGCGAAGGCGCGGAAGGACATAGCGACGGCCGACAAGAGCATCGCTTCGAAGACCACGTCTCTCCGCACGGCTGAGGCGTCGGAGCGGAGGAGCGCGGAGAGTGCGCGGCGCCGCGACGACACCCGCCGCCGTCGAGACGAGATCAACCACGCTCGGGCCGTGGCGCAGGCAAGCGCTCCGCCGGCGCAGGTTCGCTACGTCGAGGTCACACCACCCCGGCCGGAGCAGCTCCGCGTCCTCTACCTCACCGCCAACCCAGACGCGACCGAGAAAACGGTGACGAGCCCCGACGGTTCTGTTGTTGAGCAAGGCGCCTGGCTGCGCGTAGACCAAGAGGTTCGGCAGGTGAAGCAGGGGCTTCGAGGCTCGAAGTATCGCGACCTCGTCGTCGTTGAGCACGCTCCCGCGGCGACGTTCAACGATCTCCTGGACGGACTCAATGACCACCGTCCGCACGTCGTGCACTTCTCGGGCCACGCCGACACGCTCGGCGTGTGGATGGATAACGAGGCTGGTGACACGGACGGACACGACGTCGATTTCTCGCTCCTAGCGCGGCTGCTTGGCGCGACCGACGAGCCACCGCGGCTCGTTGTTCTCAACGCATGCGAGAGCATCGAGGGAGCCGACGATCTGCTGCAGACCGTCCCGTTGGTGATCGGCATGTCCGACGCGCTTGATGACACTGCTGCGATCGTTTTCGCAAGGTCCTTCTATGCCGCGCTGGCCTCGGCGCAGTCCGTCGCTTCGGCGGTCGAGCAGGCCAAGGTGCAGATGCTCGCGGCGTCGATGATCGACGCGGATCAGGCGGACGATTCCACGCTCCCGACCCTTCGTGCACGCGATGATGTTGATCCGGCGACGCTCATCCTGGTGACACCGCCGCACGCCGCGAGCTAA
- a CDS encoding type I restriction-modification system subunit M: MTEDEARAAALALLPRRQDALTLSELEQYLASAADLLRGSIDQADFKAYIFPLMFFKRISDVYLEEYAQALDESGGDHEFALFAENHRFAIPEGSLWGDVRSHTQHIGTALQTAFREIEKANPDTLYGIFGNASWTNKDKLPDRRLADLIEHFSAQPLTNAAVAPDVFGNAYEYLIKRFADQSNKKAGEYYTPRSIVGLLVNILNPQEGETVYDPACGTGGMLIEVIDHVKAAGGNPKTLWSKLFGQEKVLATSAIARMNLLLHGVEDFKIVREDTLRNPAFYSGNHLAQFDCVVANPPFSLKNWGYPEWGSDKWGRNQLGGVPPKGYADWAWVQHMLTSAKPTNGRVAVVLPQGALFRQGAEARIRTHILKADLVDAVIGLAPNLFYGTGLAACVLILRHHKEPDERGKVLFINGEDLFKRGRNQNTFEPDHAQTILDAYELYGYTDGRSRVVDLAEIAANDFNLNIPLYVAPADSGEKLTLADALSHLEAAHAQATQTRAALEAELAKWGLST; this comes from the coding sequence ATGACCGAGGACGAGGCGCGCGCGGCTGCGCTCGCCCTGCTGCCGCGGCGCCAGGACGCCCTCACTCTTTCCGAGCTGGAGCAGTACCTCGCCTCGGCGGCGGATCTGCTGCGCGGCAGCATCGATCAGGCCGACTTCAAGGCGTACATCTTCCCGCTGATGTTCTTCAAGCGGATCAGCGACGTCTACCTCGAGGAGTACGCCCAGGCGCTCGATGAGTCCGGCGGTGACCATGAGTTCGCTCTGTTCGCGGAGAACCACCGGTTCGCGATTCCCGAGGGCAGTCTGTGGGGCGACGTCCGCAGCCACACACAACACATCGGGACCGCGCTCCAGACGGCGTTCCGCGAGATCGAGAAGGCCAACCCCGACACGCTCTACGGCATCTTCGGCAACGCCAGCTGGACCAACAAGGACAAGCTGCCTGACCGAAGACTCGCTGATCTCATCGAGCACTTCTCCGCCCAGCCGCTCACCAACGCAGCCGTGGCACCGGACGTGTTCGGCAATGCGTATGAGTACCTGATCAAGCGATTTGCCGACCAATCCAACAAGAAGGCGGGCGAGTACTACACCCCGCGCTCGATCGTCGGGCTGCTCGTCAACATCCTCAACCCTCAGGAGGGCGAGACGGTCTACGACCCAGCCTGCGGCACCGGCGGTATGCTGATCGAGGTCATCGACCATGTGAAGGCCGCGGGCGGCAACCCGAAGACACTGTGGAGCAAGCTCTTCGGGCAGGAGAAGGTGCTCGCCACTTCGGCGATCGCCCGGATGAACCTGCTGCTCCACGGCGTCGAGGACTTCAAGATCGTCCGCGAGGACACCCTGCGCAACCCCGCTTTCTACAGCGGGAACCACCTCGCCCAGTTCGACTGCGTCGTCGCCAACCCACCGTTCTCGTTGAAGAACTGGGGCTACCCCGAGTGGGGGTCGGACAAGTGGGGACGCAACCAGCTCGGTGGTGTCCCACCCAAGGGGTACGCGGACTGGGCGTGGGTGCAGCACATGCTCACCTCGGCGAAGCCGACGAACGGTCGCGTCGCCGTCGTCCTGCCGCAAGGTGCGCTGTTCCGCCAGGGCGCCGAGGCCCGCATCCGCACGCACATCCTCAAGGCCGATCTCGTCGATGCCGTCATCGGGCTCGCGCCCAACCTGTTCTACGGGACCGGACTGGCCGCCTGTGTGCTGATCCTGCGCCACCACAAGGAGCCTGACGAGCGCGGCAAGGTCCTGTTCATCAACGGCGAGGACCTTTTCAAGCGCGGCCGCAACCAGAACACCTTTGAGCCCGATCACGCCCAGACGATCTTGGATGCCTACGAGTTGTACGGCTATACAGATGGTCGGTCCCGCGTGGTCGACCTGGCGGAGATCGCAGCCAACGACTTCAACCTCAACATCCCGCTCTACGTCGCACCCGCCGACTCCGGCGAGAAGCTGACCCTCGCCGACGCCCTGTCCCACCTGGAAGCAGCACACGCGCAAGCGACTCAGACTCGCGCAGCGCTGGAAGCCGAGCTCGCGAAGTGGGGGCTTTCAACATGA
- the dnaB gene encoding replicative DNA helicase, whose product MAAEQSVLGAMLISKDAIADVVEVIRGTDYYRPAHESIHEAILDLYSRGEPADMVTVAGELQRRGELQKIGGAPYLHTLAANVPIAANAGFYAEIVYEKAILRRLVNAGTKIVQISYAGEGEVEGIVNEAQSEIYKVTDRNKSEDYAPLSDIMDGVLDEIEAMENRESGIYGVPTGFADFDELTNGFHAGQMIVVAARPAMGKSTLALDFCRAAAIHNNLTACFFSLEMTRGEIVMRLLSAEARIPLNHIRNGKMSPEEWDRLARHVAKVSAAPMFIDDSPNMTMTEIRAKARRLKQKHDLKLMVIDYLQLMSSGKKVESRQLEVSEFSRQIKLIAKELEIPVIALSQLNRGPEQRADKRPAVSDLRESGSIEQDADMVVLLHRDDVYEKESTRPGEADLIVAKHRNGATRDIVVAFQGHYSRFVDMAH is encoded by the coding sequence CTGGCCGCCGAGCAGTCCGTGCTGGGCGCGATGCTGATCTCCAAGGACGCGATCGCCGACGTCGTCGAGGTCATCCGCGGCACCGACTACTACCGCCCCGCGCACGAGTCGATCCACGAGGCGATCCTCGACCTCTACAGCCGCGGTGAGCCGGCCGACATGGTGACCGTCGCCGGCGAGCTCCAGCGGCGCGGCGAGCTGCAGAAGATCGGCGGGGCGCCGTACCTGCACACGCTGGCGGCCAACGTCCCCATCGCCGCCAACGCCGGCTTCTACGCCGAGATCGTCTACGAGAAGGCGATCCTGCGCCGCCTCGTCAACGCGGGCACCAAGATCGTCCAGATCAGCTACGCCGGCGAGGGCGAGGTCGAGGGCATCGTCAACGAGGCCCAGTCCGAGATCTACAAGGTCACCGACCGCAACAAGTCCGAGGACTACGCCCCGCTGTCCGACATCATGGACGGCGTCCTCGACGAGATCGAGGCGATGGAGAACCGTGAGTCCGGCATCTACGGCGTACCGACCGGGTTCGCGGACTTCGACGAGCTCACCAATGGCTTCCACGCCGGCCAGATGATCGTCGTCGCGGCCCGTCCCGCCATGGGCAAGTCCACCCTCGCGCTCGACTTCTGCCGCGCGGCCGCCATCCACAACAACCTGACCGCCTGCTTCTTCAGCCTGGAGATGACGCGCGGCGAGATCGTGATGCGCCTGCTCTCCGCCGAGGCCCGTATCCCGCTCAACCACATCCGCAACGGCAAGATGTCCCCCGAGGAGTGGGACCGTCTCGCCCGCCACGTCGCCAAGGTCTCGGCCGCGCCGATGTTCATCGACGACTCGCCCAACATGACGATGACCGAGATCCGCGCCAAGGCCCGCCGGCTCAAGCAGAAGCACGACCTCAAGCTCATGGTCATCGACTACCTCCAGCTGATGAGCTCGGGCAAGAAGGTCGAGTCCCGCCAGCTCGAGGTCTCCGAGTTCTCCCGCCAGATCAAGCTGATCGCCAAGGAGCTCGAGATCCCCGTCATCGCGCTCTCCCAGCTCAACCGTGGCCCCGAGCAGCGCGCCGACAAGCGCCCCGCCGTCAGCGACCTGCGCGAGTCCGGCTCCATCGAGCAGGACGCCGACATGGTCGTCCTGCTCCACCGCGACGACGTCTACGAGAAGGAGTCGACCCGCCCCGGCGAGGCCGACCTGATCGTCGCCAAGCACCGCAACGGCGCCACCCGCGACATCGTCGTGGCCTTCCAGGGTCACTACAGCCGGTTCGTCGACATGGCGCACTGA
- a CDS encoding restriction endonuclease subunit S: MSLNMDKCTWKRVRLGDVITRSRKQVDPIEAGIERYVAGGHIASDSITVERWGDPTDGQMGSTFRYVFQPDQILFVSARPYLRKMGVVAFSGVVADKTYVLDAIPENGLLQEFLPFVLSSDRFVEYATSEATGSMNPRLLWGPLQRYEFDLPPLQEQKRIADLLWAVENESRARAGAVNAWQELRAAHLQDRMHSIAATSGTVDLDALIEPGRPITYGILMPGTGHPGGVPVVKVRDFPEGHIKEEGLLLTSPELAYEYRRSTLKSGDLLISIRGTVGRLAEVPASLDGANITQDTARLTIAPEHDRRFVRLVLESDFVRTQIRRHTTGLAVKGLNIGALRKLQIPVPSVGSSEHDLVREAAEIEEAIRRAEDTLSASRDLGTALLAEVFGDD; the protein is encoded by the coding sequence GTGAGCCTCAACATGGACAAGTGCACATGGAAGCGCGTCCGTCTCGGCGACGTGATCACGCGCTCGCGCAAACAGGTCGACCCTATCGAGGCAGGGATCGAGCGCTACGTCGCCGGCGGCCACATCGCCAGCGACTCGATCACAGTCGAACGCTGGGGTGACCCGACCGACGGGCAGATGGGCTCCACCTTCCGGTATGTCTTCCAGCCCGATCAGATCCTCTTCGTCTCGGCTCGCCCCTACCTGCGCAAGATGGGCGTCGTCGCCTTCTCTGGTGTCGTAGCCGATAAGACGTACGTCCTTGACGCCATTCCCGAGAACGGTCTGCTTCAGGAGTTCTTGCCGTTCGTCCTCTCCTCCGACCGGTTCGTCGAGTACGCGACCAGCGAGGCCACCGGGTCAATGAACCCTCGCCTGCTTTGGGGGCCACTACAACGCTACGAGTTCGACCTACCGCCCCTCCAGGAGCAGAAGCGCATCGCCGACCTTCTCTGGGCCGTCGAGAACGAATCACGGGCCCGCGCCGGTGCAGTGAACGCGTGGCAAGAGTTGCGGGCTGCCCACTTGCAGGACCGGATGCACTCCATCGCTGCGACCTCGGGCACCGTGGACTTGGACGCCCTGATCGAGCCTGGGCGCCCCATCACGTACGGCATCCTGATGCCCGGCACTGGGCACCCCGGTGGTGTTCCTGTCGTCAAGGTGAGGGATTTCCCGGAGGGTCATATCAAGGAAGAGGGACTCCTCCTCACCTCGCCGGAGCTTGCATATGAGTATCGACGATCGACCCTGAAGTCCGGTGACCTTCTCATTTCGATCCGAGGAACCGTTGGCCGCCTTGCGGAGGTTCCCGCATCGCTCGATGGCGCCAACATCACGCAGGACACGGCTCGGCTGACGATTGCACCTGAGCATGACCGTAGATTCGTGCGACTCGTGCTGGAGTCAGACTTTGTCAGAACACAGATCCGCCGGCATACGACTGGACTTGCCGTAAAGGGCCTGAACATTGGCGCCCTTCGGAAACTGCAAATCCCCGTCCCGAGTGTTGGCTCGAGCGAGCACGACCTCGTTCGAGAGGCGGCTGAGATCGAGGAGGCGATCAGACGGGCCGAGGACACCCTCTCGGCGTCCCGGGATCTGGGCACTGCACTTCTAGCCGAAGTCTTCGGTGATGACTGA
- a CDS encoding MATE family efflux transporter gives MSTPTRTPSARRALDREIARLAVPAFLALVAEPLFLLGDAAVVGHLGTPELAGLGIAGTIVMTVVGLCIFLAYGTTAGVARQLGAGHRTAALAQGLDGLWLAAAIGVPVTLATVLLADPLVALFGASPDVADPATTYLRVAAVGLTPLLLILAGTGVLRGLQDTRTPLVVAVAGNLANLVLNVLLVFGAGPVPRMGIAGSALGSVLAQSGMALALTLVVVRAARREGATLRPHLPGVRAAARAGVPLIIRTLTLRASLLVTTYAVVLTATDTSSSAIPIATHQLAMTLWGFLAYVLDAIAIAAQAITGRHLGAGDVAATRAVTRRMLWWGVVGGIVTGVLLAAASPWLGALFTPDQGVRDALVPVLLVAAAAQPVAGIVFVLDGVLIGAGDGRYLAYAGVLVLAGYAPLVLLTSALGGGLPWLWVVFAVLFMGGRMITLVHRAAGDRWLVTGAAA, from the coding sequence GTGAGCACCCCCACCCGGACGCCGTCCGCACGGCGCGCGCTCGACCGCGAGATCGCCCGGTTGGCGGTCCCCGCCTTCCTCGCGCTGGTCGCCGAACCGCTCTTCCTGCTCGGCGACGCGGCGGTCGTCGGCCACCTCGGCACCCCCGAGCTGGCCGGGCTCGGCATCGCCGGGACGATCGTGATGACGGTCGTCGGGCTCTGCATCTTCCTCGCCTACGGCACCACCGCCGGGGTCGCCCGCCAGCTCGGCGCCGGCCACCGTACGGCGGCCCTGGCCCAAGGTCTCGACGGCCTCTGGCTGGCCGCGGCGATCGGCGTCCCGGTCACGCTGGCCACGGTGCTGCTCGCCGATCCGCTGGTCGCCCTGTTCGGCGCCTCCCCCGACGTCGCCGACCCCGCCACGACGTACCTGCGGGTCGCCGCGGTGGGCCTGACCCCGCTGCTGCTCATCCTGGCCGGCACCGGGGTGCTGCGCGGCCTCCAGGACACCCGTACGCCGCTCGTCGTGGCCGTCGCCGGCAACCTGGCCAACCTGGTCCTCAACGTGCTGCTCGTCTTCGGCGCCGGCCCGGTCCCGCGGATGGGCATCGCCGGCTCCGCGCTCGGCTCGGTGCTCGCCCAGAGCGGCATGGCGCTCGCGCTCACCCTGGTCGTGGTGCGGGCCGCGCGCCGCGAGGGGGCGACCCTGCGCCCGCACCTGCCGGGGGTACGGGCGGCGGCGCGGGCCGGCGTACCGCTCATCATCCGCACGCTGACCCTCCGCGCGTCCCTGCTCGTCACCACCTACGCGGTCGTGCTCACCGCGACCGACACGTCCAGCAGCGCGATCCCGATCGCGACCCACCAGCTCGCGATGACGCTGTGGGGCTTCCTCGCCTACGTCCTCGACGCGATCGCCATCGCCGCCCAGGCGATCACCGGGCGTCACCTCGGCGCCGGGGACGTCGCCGCCACCCGGGCGGTCACCCGGCGGATGCTGTGGTGGGGCGTGGTCGGCGGCATCGTCACCGGCGTCCTGCTCGCCGCGGCGAGCCCCTGGCTGGGCGCGCTGTTCACCCCCGACCAGGGCGTGCGCGACGCGCTCGTCCCGGTCCTCCTGGTCGCCGCGGCGGCGCAGCCGGTGGCCGGGATCGTGTTCGTCCTCGACGGCGTCCTCATCGGCGCCGGCGACGGCCGCTACCTGGCGTACGCCGGCGTGCTCGTCCTGGCCGGATACGCTCCGCTCGTGCTGCTGACGAGTGCGCTGGGCGGGGGCCTGCCCTGGCTGTGGGTCGTGTTCGCCGTGCTCTTCATGGGCGGGCGGATGATCACCCTCGTGCACCGCGCCGCCGGCGACCGCTGGCTGGTCACCGGAGCCGCCGCGTGA
- a CDS encoding type I restriction endonuclease subunit R, translated as MAQFNEANSVRDFIRDLVESIDVQFVPGSELPRRTDEVLLEGVLKGALISLNPEIEADPAKADEVIYNLRAILISARNSPHPVVANEEFVAWLTGQKSMPFGANGEHTTVRLIDFDHLDEDSSNQWIVSTEVTFKQGRLEKRFDLVLWCNGLPLVIGEAKTPIRPAYTWIDGAAQIHDDYEQSCPPFFVPNVFSFATEGKDFRYGTIGMPVELWGPWREDPTDEDAPAKIGLVAVQEAVEGVLTPRAVLDFLRFFTLYATDKKHRKIKIIARFQQFQATNLIVDRVLLGKVKQGLIWHFQGSGKSLLMVFTALKLRAMAELTNPTIVIVVDRIDLDTQITGTFNASDVPGLVSTDSRAQLQTLLSQGARKIIITTIHKFGESPGVLDARQNIIAMVDEAHRSQEGDYGQKMREALPNAYLFGLTGTPVNRRDRNTFKWFGAPEDEGGYLSRYSFQDSIRDGATLPLHFEPRLSEIHIDHEAIDAAFEELAVDRDLSESDKITLSKKAASIEVLIKTPSRIAKIAADIAAHFQAKVEPQGFKAQVVAYDKASCVAYKNELDGHLGPEASTVVMSKSRGDSPDWAKWTPGAEELEQVVARFNDPADPLKIIIVTAKLLTGFDAPILYCQYLDKPLKEHTLLQAITRTNRVYPPDKTHGLIVDYLGIFDDVAKSLAFDENTVQQVVSNIEELKKQLAPAMATALAFFPGVDRTVGGYEGLVQAQSAIADDVTKDAFGSAYSVVSQLWEALSPDPMLAAFRDDYRWITDVYESVRPSDIAGRLVWHALGAKTIDLINEHVQVEIPQGGDTIVLDAQTIEDLMTGKRKDVPIEEIEKQITARIARHLNNPVFIELGQRLNDLRERYADIQQSSLDFLRELLELARDTVAAEKAADETPREEQGKAALTELFEALKGDETPIIVSNVVDRIDEVVRGVRFEGWQSTIRGDQEVRQALRKTLYVQFKIRDNDVFEKALGYVREYY; from the coding sequence ATGGCTCAGTTCAACGAGGCGAACTCCGTCCGCGACTTCATTCGCGACCTGGTGGAATCCATCGACGTCCAGTTCGTTCCCGGGAGCGAGCTGCCCCGTCGTACGGACGAGGTGCTGCTCGAAGGCGTCCTCAAGGGCGCGCTGATCAGCCTCAACCCGGAGATCGAGGCGGATCCGGCGAAGGCCGACGAGGTCATCTACAACCTCCGCGCGATCCTAATCTCCGCGCGCAACAGCCCGCATCCCGTTGTCGCCAATGAAGAGTTCGTGGCGTGGCTGACCGGGCAGAAGTCGATGCCGTTTGGAGCGAACGGCGAGCACACCACGGTCCGGCTGATCGACTTCGACCACCTCGACGAGGACTCGTCCAACCAGTGGATCGTCTCGACGGAGGTCACCTTTAAGCAGGGACGGCTTGAGAAGCGCTTCGACCTGGTCCTGTGGTGCAACGGGCTACCCCTGGTCATCGGTGAGGCGAAGACGCCGATCCGGCCGGCGTATACCTGGATCGATGGCGCGGCGCAGATCCACGATGACTATGAGCAGAGTTGCCCGCCGTTCTTCGTCCCCAACGTGTTCTCGTTCGCGACCGAGGGCAAGGACTTCCGTTACGGCACTATCGGGATGCCGGTCGAGCTTTGGGGTCCCTGGCGCGAGGACCCGACCGACGAGGATGCGCCGGCCAAGATCGGACTCGTCGCCGTCCAGGAGGCTGTCGAGGGCGTCCTGACGCCACGTGCCGTGCTGGACTTCCTGCGGTTCTTCACGCTGTACGCGACCGACAAGAAGCACCGCAAGATCAAGATCATCGCCCGCTTCCAGCAGTTCCAGGCGACCAACCTGATCGTCGATCGTGTGCTGCTCGGCAAGGTCAAGCAGGGCCTGATCTGGCACTTCCAGGGCTCCGGCAAGTCGCTGTTGATGGTCTTCACCGCTCTAAAGCTTCGAGCGATGGCCGAGCTCACGAACCCGACGATCGTGATCGTCGTCGACCGGATCGACCTCGACACCCAGATCACCGGTACGTTCAACGCCTCCGACGTACCCGGCTTGGTCTCCACTGACTCCCGGGCGCAGCTCCAGACACTGCTGAGTCAGGGTGCCCGGAAGATCATCATCACCACCATCCACAAGTTCGGCGAGTCGCCAGGTGTACTCGACGCGCGACAGAACATCATCGCGATGGTCGACGAGGCACACCGCTCGCAGGAGGGTGACTACGGGCAGAAGATGCGTGAGGCGCTGCCCAACGCCTACCTCTTCGGCCTGACCGGCACCCCTGTCAACCGGCGGGACCGCAACACCTTCAAGTGGTTCGGCGCCCCCGAGGACGAGGGCGGCTACCTGTCGCGGTACTCGTTCCAGGACTCCATCCGCGACGGCGCCACCCTGCCGCTCCATTTCGAGCCGCGGCTGTCCGAGATCCACATCGACCACGAGGCGATCGATGCGGCGTTTGAAGAGCTGGCCGTCGACCGTGACCTGTCCGAGAGCGACAAGATCACGCTGTCGAAGAAGGCTGCCTCGATCGAGGTCCTGATCAAGACGCCTTCACGCATCGCGAAGATCGCCGCCGACATCGCGGCGCACTTCCAGGCGAAGGTCGAGCCGCAGGGCTTCAAGGCCCAGGTCGTCGCCTACGACAAAGCCTCCTGTGTCGCCTACAAGAACGAGCTCGACGGGCACCTGGGGCCCGAGGCATCGACCGTTGTCATGTCGAAGTCCCGTGGCGACTCACCCGACTGGGCCAAGTGGACCCCTGGCGCCGAGGAGCTGGAGCAGGTCGTCGCCCGCTTCAACGACCCGGCAGACCCGCTCAAGATCATCATCGTCACCGCAAAGCTGCTGACCGGGTTCGATGCGCCGATCCTCTACTGCCAGTACCTCGACAAGCCGCTCAAGGAGCACACGTTGCTCCAGGCGATCACTCGCACCAACCGGGTGTACCCGCCGGACAAGACGCACGGCCTGATCGTCGACTACTTGGGGATCTTCGATGACGTCGCCAAGTCGCTCGCTTTCGACGAGAACACAGTCCAACAGGTCGTCTCCAACATCGAGGAACTCAAGAAGCAGCTGGCGCCTGCGATGGCGACGGCACTGGCGTTCTTCCCAGGGGTCGACCGCACTGTGGGCGGTTATGAGGGGCTCGTCCAGGCACAATCCGCGATCGCCGATGACGTCACTAAGGACGCGTTCGGGTCCGCTTACAGCGTGGTCTCCCAACTGTGGGAGGCTCTCAGCCCCGACCCGATGCTGGCCGCGTTCCGCGACGACTACCGGTGGATCACCGACGTTTATGAGTCAGTCCGCCCCTCCGACATCGCTGGGCGCCTCGTGTGGCATGCGCTGGGCGCAAAGACCATCGACCTGATCAATGAACACGTCCAGGTCGAGATCCCCCAGGGTGGCGACACGATCGTTCTGGATGCCCAGACGATCGAGGACCTGATGACCGGCAAGCGTAAGGACGTCCCGATCGAGGAGATCGAGAAACAGATCACCGCCCGGATAGCGCGTCACCTCAACAATCCCGTCTTTATCGAACTCGGTCAGCGCCTCAACGACCTTCGCGAGCGCTATGCCGACATCCAGCAGTCGAGTCTCGACTTCCTCCGGGAGCTTCTCGAGCTCGCGCGCGACACCGTCGCTGCCGAGAAGGCTGCCGACGAGACCCCTCGTGAGGAGCAGGGCAAGGCCGCGCTCACCGAACTCTTCGAGGCGCTGAAGGGCGACGAGACACCGATCATCGTGTCCAACGTGGTCGACCGGATCGACGAGGTCGTGCGAGGTGTGCGCTTCGAGGGCTGGCAGTCCACCATCCGCGGCGACCAGGAGGTCCGCCAGGCGCTGCGGAAGACGCTCTATGTGCAGTTCAAGATTCGCGACAACGACGTCTTCGAGAAGGCCCTCGGCTACGTCCGGGAGTATTACTGA
- a CDS encoding type I restriction-modification system subunit M produces MSRQISQRELEAYLWGAAIVLRGLIDAGDYKQYIFPLVFLKRISDVYDEEHAAAMEVYDDEELADLPENHRFAIPDGSHWDDIRGLTQNIGTNLLHAMRAIEKANPDTLPGVFGDGDWGNKDLLPDSTLSDLIEHFSTKTLSIANLPEDELGNGYEYLIKKFADDSGHTAQEFYTNRTLVHLMTMMLEPQPGESVYDPTCGTGGMLISTAAEVKRQGKEWRNLRLYGQELNYGTSAIARMNLFLHGITDGHVAHGDTLSRPAFLNAKGGLQTFDVVLANPPYSIKAWNRDAFAKDRYGRNLWGVPPQNTADYAFIQHIAKSLDPDAGRAAILLPHGVLHRVGEAAIRRAMIESDLVEAVIGLAHGLFYNSGMEAIVLILNARKPAGRRRKVLFVDAKRAYYRDGPQSFLSDAHQTEILDAYRSFEVKPGFAAIADLDAISAKGNTLAISAYVAGPEVADAAAAAPIEDTVGNWRAAAAASDAAVKDVIAMLRAEVSA; encoded by the coding sequence ATGAGCCGGCAGATCAGCCAGCGCGAGTTGGAGGCCTACCTGTGGGGCGCAGCGATCGTGCTCCGGGGCCTCATCGACGCAGGCGACTACAAGCAGTACATCTTTCCGCTCGTCTTCCTGAAGCGGATCTCCGACGTCTACGACGAGGAGCACGCCGCCGCCATGGAGGTGTACGACGACGAGGAGCTCGCCGACCTCCCCGAGAACCACCGCTTCGCCATCCCAGACGGCTCCCACTGGGACGACATCCGCGGCCTCACCCAGAACATCGGGACCAACCTTCTGCACGCGATGCGCGCCATCGAGAAGGCCAACCCCGACACCCTGCCAGGAGTCTTCGGCGACGGCGACTGGGGCAACAAGGACCTGCTCCCCGACTCGACCCTCAGCGACCTGATTGAGCACTTCTCCACCAAGACGCTCTCGATCGCCAACCTGCCCGAAGACGAGCTCGGCAACGGCTACGAGTACCTGATCAAGAAGTTCGCCGACGACTCGGGACACACCGCCCAGGAGTTCTACACCAACCGCACACTCGTGCACCTCATGACAATGATGCTCGAACCCCAACCCGGGGAGTCGGTCTACGACCCGACCTGCGGCACCGGCGGAATGCTCATCTCAACCGCGGCCGAGGTGAAGCGACAGGGCAAGGAGTGGCGCAACCTGCGTCTCTACGGGCAGGAACTCAACTATGGGACCTCCGCCATCGCCCGGATGAACCTGTTCCTCCACGGCATCACAGACGGCCACGTCGCCCACGGCGACACCCTCAGCCGACCGGCATTCCTCAACGCCAAAGGCGGGTTGCAGACCTTCGACGTCGTGCTCGCCAACCCGCCGTACTCGATCAAGGCATGGAACCGCGATGCCTTCGCGAAGGACCGATACGGGCGCAACTTGTGGGGAGTCCCGCCGCAGAACACCGCCGACTACGCCTTCATCCAGCACATCGCCAAGAGCCTCGACCCGGACGCCGGTCGAGCGGCGATCCTCCTTCCTCATGGGGTCCTGCACCGTGTTGGTGAGGCGGCGATACGCCGAGCCATGATCGAGTCTGATCTCGTAGAAGCGGTCATCGGGCTGGCCCATGGCCTCTTCTACAACTCGGGCATGGAAGCGATCGTCCTAATCCTCAACGCCCGAAAGCCTGCGGGTCGGCGACGCAAGGTGCTCTTCGTCGATGCGAAGCGGGCCTACTACCGAGACGGCCCCCAGTCCTTCCTTAGCGACGCTCACCAGACCGAGATCCTGGATGCCTATCGCAGCTTCGAGGTCAAGCCAGGATTCGCCGCGATCGCGGACCTGGATGCGATCTCCGCAAAGGGCAACACCCTCGCGATTTCCGCCTACGTCGCCGGACCCGAGGTCGCCGACGCAGCGGCGGCTGCACCTATTGAGGACACGGTTGGCAATTGGCGCGCGGCAGCGGCGGCATCGGATGCGGCCGTCAAGGACGTCATCGCGATGCTCCGGGCAGAGGTGTCCGCGTGA